Proteins encoded together in one Mycobacterium noviomagense window:
- the pyrH gene encoding UMP kinase has product MSEPQPPGSHGAPDDGQPSSRSKYSRVLLKLGGEMFGGGQVGLDPDVVAQVARQIAEVVRDGVQVAVVIGGGNFFRGAQLQQRGMERSRSDYMGMLGTVMNSLALQDFLEKEGIVTRVQTAITMGQVAEPYIPLRARRHLEKGRVVIFGAGMGLPYFSTDTTAAQRALEIGADVVLMAKAVDGVFAEDPRVNPNAELLTAISHREVIDRGLRVADATAFSLCMDNGMPILVFNLLTDGNIARAVAGEKIGTLVTT; this is encoded by the coding sequence ATGAGCGAGCCGCAGCCGCCGGGCAGTCACGGCGCACCGGACGACGGCCAGCCGTCGAGCCGGTCGAAATACTCGCGGGTGTTGCTCAAGCTCGGTGGCGAGATGTTCGGCGGCGGCCAGGTGGGCCTGGATCCCGACGTGGTGGCGCAGGTCGCTCGTCAGATCGCCGAAGTGGTCCGCGACGGCGTGCAGGTCGCGGTGGTCATCGGCGGCGGCAACTTCTTCCGCGGTGCGCAGTTGCAGCAGCGCGGCATGGAACGCAGCCGATCCGACTACATGGGGATGCTCGGTACCGTCATGAACAGCCTTGCGCTGCAAGACTTTCTGGAGAAGGAAGGCATCGTCACCCGGGTGCAGACGGCCATCACCATGGGTCAGGTCGCCGAGCCCTACATCCCGCTGCGAGCGCGCCGGCACCTGGAGAAAGGCCGAGTGGTGATCTTCGGGGCCGGCATGGGGTTGCCGTATTTTTCCACCGACACGACGGCCGCGCAGCGGGCGCTGGAGATCGGCGCGGACGTGGTGCTGATGGCCAAAGCGGTCGACGGAGTTTTTGCCGAGGACCCGCGGGTCAACCCGAACGCCGAACTGCTCACCGCGATCAGCCACCGCGAGGTCATCGACCGTGGGCTGCGGGTGGCCGATGCCACCGCGTTCAGCCTCTGTATGGACAATGGCATGCCGATTCTGGTGTTCAACCTGCTGACTGACGGCAATATCGCCCGCGCAGTCGCGGGTGAGAAGATCGGAACACTGGTCACCACGTAA
- the frr gene encoding ribosome recycling factor — protein sequence MIEEALFDAEEKMEKAVSVARDDLATIRTGRANPGMFSRITIDYYGASTPITQLASINVPEARLVVIKPYEANQLHAIETAIRNSDLGVNPTNDGTLIRVAVPQLTEERRRELVKQARHKGEEARVSVRNIRRKAMEELHRIRKQGEAGEDEVIRAEKDLEKTTHQYVEQIDDLVKHKEGELLEV from the coding sequence ATGATAGAAGAGGCTCTTTTCGACGCCGAGGAGAAAATGGAAAAGGCGGTTTCGGTGGCCCGTGACGACCTGGCGACCATCCGCACCGGCCGGGCCAACCCGGGCATGTTCTCCCGCATCACGATCGACTACTACGGCGCAAGCACCCCGATCACCCAGTTGGCCAGCATCAACGTGCCCGAGGCCCGGCTCGTCGTCATCAAGCCGTACGAGGCCAACCAGCTGCATGCGATCGAGACGGCCATCCGCAACTCCGACCTGGGCGTGAACCCCACCAACGACGGCACCCTCATCCGGGTGGCCGTCCCGCAGCTGACCGAAGAGCGCCGCCGGGAGCTGGTCAAGCAGGCCAGGCACAAAGGCGAGGAAGCCCGGGTGTCGGTGCGCAACATCCGCCGCAAAGCCATGGAGGAACTGCACCGCATCCGCAAGCAGGGCGAGGCCGGCGAGGATGAGGTGATCCGTGCCGAGAAGGATCTCGAAAAGACCACCCATCAGTACGTCGAGCAGATCGACGACCTGGTCAAACACAAAGAAGGCGAGCTGCTGGAGGTCTAG
- a CDS encoding phosphatidate cytidylyltransferase produces MTDTDTGAGGPHDKTSRAGRNLPVAILVGAALGGGVIASLVYARYAFVGILSAGVLFGTLEVYQRVRTAGYVIPVVPLLVGGQATLWLTWPFSTSGALAGFGGTVVVCMMWRLLSPHGRTAATEAEPPPANYLRDVSVTVFLGAWLALFASFAALLVYQHDGAGRVFSLAVGVVSSDVGGYAAGVLFGRHPMVPAISPKKTWEGLVGSLVLGVAATTLSVTYLAGKPWWIGALLGLALVVTDTLGDLVESQVKRDLGIKDMGRLLPGHGGVLDRFDGFLPSAVVAWIVLTLLP; encoded by the coding sequence GTGACAGACACTGATACCGGCGCCGGCGGCCCGCACGACAAGACCTCCCGGGCCGGCCGCAACCTGCCCGTTGCGATCCTGGTGGGGGCAGCGCTCGGCGGCGGCGTCATCGCCAGCTTGGTATACGCGCGATATGCGTTCGTCGGCATCCTCTCTGCCGGCGTGCTATTCGGGACGCTCGAGGTCTACCAACGGGTGCGGACCGCCGGGTACGTGATCCCCGTCGTTCCATTGCTAGTCGGCGGCCAAGCCACGCTGTGGCTGACCTGGCCCTTCAGCACATCCGGCGCTCTGGCCGGTTTCGGTGGCACAGTCGTGGTCTGCATGATGTGGCGGTTGCTGAGCCCGCACGGCCGAACCGCGGCCACCGAAGCCGAGCCCCCTCCGGCGAACTATCTGCGCGACGTGTCCGTCACCGTCTTCCTGGGTGCCTGGCTTGCGCTGTTCGCGTCGTTCGCGGCGCTGCTGGTCTACCAGCACGACGGCGCGGGGCGGGTCTTTTCCCTGGCGGTCGGAGTGGTCAGCTCCGACGTCGGCGGGTACGCCGCCGGCGTGCTGTTCGGCAGGCATCCGATGGTGCCGGCGATCAGCCCGAAGAAAACCTGGGAAGGCCTGGTCGGTTCGCTGGTTTTAGGGGTGGCAGCGACGACCTTGAGCGTGACGTACCTGGCCGGCAAGCCGTGGTGGATCGGGGCGCTGCTGGGACTGGCCTTGGTCGTCACCGACACGCTGGGCGACCTGGTGGAATCTCAGGTGAAGCGCGATCTGGGCATCAAGGACATGGGCAGGCTGCTGCCCGGTCACGGGGGAGTGCTGGACCGGTTCGACGGATTCCTGCCGTCCGCAGTCGTGGCCTGGATCGTGCTGACGCTGCTGCCCTGA